The following proteins are co-located in the Candidatus Binatia bacterium genome:
- a CDS encoding DNA translocase FtsK yields MARARYDSASRRRRGANARARLNLEIVGITAIALAVLCGIALAFPHHAGAIGTWTAGGLRRLFGSATPLFPALFALFGAIVFLEVNVPRMIAGLGSSALAYFLIIDAMFGARGVAHGGVVGSNIFWALRALFGPAGAWILLGLAALSLTLWLTNASMKQLIGRVIVFFGGLRPPPLPRLPRLREAFALPVQQSVAEPVVEPEVEEEIELELIVPPRPSAPPEPPRYPEPKPLTTSKGAYRLPDLALFDVPPSQIVDDSNRTHILEDTLGSFGVGAKVVHIERGPSITRYELKPERGVKISRIASLADDLALALAATSVRIEAPIPGKSAVGIEVPNQTVAVVAIREILDSLPNRGQVPPLWMALGKDITGRPVFGDLCKMPHVLVAGATGAGKSVCLNTIIASLLVSATPDQVQMLMIDPKRVELAVFNGIPHLIKEVIADPRLAAGALFEMTKEMESRYERFAKAGVRKIEEYNAKYPQERLPYVVIVIDELADLMLVAPAKVETTIMRLAQLARATGIHLVVATQRPSVDVITGLIKANVPSRIAFAVSSQADSRVILDMNGAERLLGRGDMLYLPIDAPKPIRAQGAFITSSEVSRLVEFWARQARPDNLLDVEVVPVGDDESARRDADPLCYEAAKFIIETSYASTAALQSQFSIGHPRAVRVMKQLEDFKVVGQHEGTKPRKILIGLPELELMAPRLGKNPGGQQDLFASG; encoded by the coding sequence ATGGCACGAGCGCGCTACGACTCCGCATCGCGCAGGCGCCGCGGAGCGAATGCCAGGGCGAGGCTCAACCTCGAGATCGTTGGGATTACCGCGATCGCACTCGCCGTCCTTTGCGGCATCGCCCTCGCGTTTCCGCATCATGCGGGCGCCATCGGCACCTGGACCGCCGGCGGACTGCGCCGGCTATTCGGGTCGGCCACGCCGCTCTTTCCGGCCCTGTTTGCGCTCTTCGGCGCTATAGTCTTCTTGGAAGTCAACGTACCGCGCATGATTGCCGGGCTCGGCAGCAGCGCGCTCGCGTACTTCCTCATCATCGACGCGATGTTCGGGGCGCGCGGCGTAGCGCACGGAGGCGTGGTTGGCTCGAACATCTTTTGGGCGTTGCGCGCGCTCTTCGGCCCCGCCGGGGCCTGGATTCTCCTCGGCCTCGCCGCGCTCTCGTTGACGCTGTGGCTGACCAACGCGAGCATGAAGCAGCTCATCGGGCGCGTCATCGTGTTCTTCGGAGGTCTGCGGCCGCCGCCGCTCCCGCGCCTGCCGCGGTTGCGCGAGGCCTTCGCGCTCCCGGTGCAGCAGAGCGTCGCCGAGCCGGTGGTCGAGCCCGAAGTAGAGGAAGAAATCGAGCTCGAGCTGATCGTGCCGCCGCGGCCGAGCGCGCCGCCCGAGCCGCCGCGTTACCCAGAGCCGAAGCCGCTGACGACGTCAAAGGGCGCCTACCGCCTTCCGGACCTCGCGCTGTTCGACGTGCCGCCGAGTCAGATCGTCGACGACTCCAATCGCACGCACATCCTCGAGGACACGCTGGGCAGCTTCGGCGTCGGCGCGAAGGTGGTGCACATCGAGCGCGGACCCTCGATCACGCGCTACGAGCTGAAGCCGGAGCGGGGCGTCAAGATCTCGCGGATTGCGTCGCTCGCCGACGATCTCGCGCTCGCGCTGGCCGCGACGAGCGTGCGCATCGAGGCGCCGATCCCCGGAAAGTCAGCCGTCGGAATCGAGGTTCCGAATCAAACGGTCGCGGTCGTCGCGATTCGCGAGATTCTCGACTCGCTGCCCAATCGGGGGCAGGTGCCGCCGCTGTGGATGGCCCTCGGCAAAGACATCACGGGCCGGCCCGTCTTCGGCGACCTCTGTAAGATGCCGCACGTGCTGGTCGCCGGCGCGACCGGCGCGGGCAAGTCGGTCTGCCTCAACACGATCATCGCGTCGCTGCTGGTCAGCGCGACGCCGGATCAGGTGCAGATGCTGATGATCGATCCGAAGCGCGTGGAGCTGGCCGTGTTCAACGGCATCCCGCACCTTATTAAGGAAGTCATCGCCGATCCGCGGCTCGCCGCCGGCGCGCTCTTCGAAATGACGAAGGAGATGGAGTCGCGCTACGAGCGCTTCGCCAAGGCAGGAGTGCGAAAGATCGAGGAATACAACGCCAAGTATCCGCAGGAGCGGCTGCCGTACGTCGTGATCGTGATCGACGAGCTGGCCGACCTGATGCTGGTCGCGCCCGCGAAGGTCGAGACGACGATCATGCGACTGGCGCAGCTCGCGCGTGCGACCGGCATCCATCTCGTCGTCGCGACGCAGCGTCCGTCGGTCGACGTTATCACCGGTCTGATCAAGGCGAACGTGCCCTCGCGCATCGCCTTCGCGGTGAGCTCGCAGGCCGACTCGCGCGTCATCCTCGACATGAACGGCGCAGAGCGCCTGCTGGGGCGCGGCGACATGCTCTACCTTCCGATCGACGCGCCGAAGCCGATCCGCGCGCAGGGCGCGTTCATCACGTCCTCCGAGGTCAGTCGACTTGTGGAGTTCTGGGCGCGGCAGGCGCGTCCGGACAACCTGCTCGACGTGGAAGTCGTGCCGGTCGGCGACGACGAATCCGCGCGCCGTGACGCCGATCCGCTGTGTTACGAGGCTGCGAAGTTCATCATCGAGACGAGTTACGCATCGACCGCCGCGCTGCAGTCGCAGTTTTCGATCGGTCATCCGCGTGCCGTGCGCGTGATGAAGCAGCTCGAGGACTTCAAGGTCGTCGGCCAGCACGAGGGGACGAAGCCGCGCAAGATCCTGATCGGGTTGCCGGAGCTCGAGCTGATGGCGCCGCGACTCGGCAAGAACCCGGGCGGTCAGCAAGACCTCTTCGCGAGCGGCTGA
- a CDS encoding phosphatase PAP2 family protein: MRYDLGYAIRAMIVMIVAAALFAVLGVQVVHFGEPAALSAWEHSLVGHSTLIAWWLTWSCYVQVMVPIAVILLIVAWLAPEWRVRIVFSVAMLLLCWRGADLFQHLFARPRRLDWVVKHETAFSYPSSHAAIATGFYGLWALMLYISELPIATRKMGAALLALFAIAICWARLALGAHYLTDLVGGALLAVALVSAGLSVVPHAISARQAAGRLYRSAE; this comes from the coding sequence GTGCGCTACGATCTCGGATACGCCATCCGCGCGATGATCGTGATGATCGTCGCGGCCGCGCTTTTCGCCGTGTTGGGAGTGCAGGTAGTGCACTTCGGGGAGCCCGCAGCCTTGAGCGCGTGGGAGCACTCTTTGGTCGGGCATTCGACACTTATCGCATGGTGGCTGACGTGGTCGTGCTACGTTCAGGTCATGGTGCCGATCGCCGTGATTCTGCTGATCGTCGCGTGGCTCGCGCCGGAGTGGCGGGTGCGGATCGTCTTCAGCGTGGCGATGCTGTTACTATGCTGGCGCGGCGCAGATCTCTTCCAGCATCTCTTCGCGCGGCCACGCCGTCTCGATTGGGTGGTCAAGCACGAGACGGCGTTCTCGTATCCCAGCTCGCACGCGGCGATCGCGACGGGTTTCTACGGCCTTTGGGCGCTGATGCTATATATATCGGAGCTGCCGATCGCCACGCGGAAGATGGGAGCCGCACTGCTCGCGCTGTTCGCGATCGCGATCTGCTGGGCGCGCCTTGCGCTCGGCGCGCACTATCTCACCGACCTCGTCGGCGGGGCGCTCCTCGCGGTCGCCCTCGTCTCGGCTGGGCTTTCGGTCGTTCCGCACGCGATCTCGGCCAGGCAGGCTGCGGGGCGCCTCTACCGGTCGGCAGAATAG